The Flavobacterium praedii genome window below encodes:
- a CDS encoding dicarboxylate/amino acid:cation symporter, whose translation MGNNQSGSFLKNYSSILLLLGGIMVGSILGLVFGNGVEVIKPLGDIFLNLLFTAIIPLVFFTIASSIANLQKSEKLGKLFGIVLGVFLTTVIISAIIMIIGVLLFPIHQGIIISKVALETIQESSTGSQITQLLTVNDFYEILSRKNMLALILFSFLIGFSTLRAGEKGKDFARFLNSGNEVMKQLLHVIMKTAPIGLGAYFAYQVGIFGPQLFGAYAKPLALYYAVCTFYFIVFFSLYAFFAGGKPGLKLFWKNNITPALTAVGTCSSIATIPANLEAAEQMNIPSHIRNLVIPLGAPLHKDGSSMSSIVKIAVIFALFGKDFTDPYTLLTAIGITIIVSVVEGGIPNGGYIGEILAITVYGFPMEQALPAAMIIGTLVDPIATLLNANGDLVSAMVVARISEGKKWISKSIT comes from the coding sequence ATGGGAAATAATCAATCGGGCAGTTTCTTAAAAAATTACAGCAGCATTCTATTACTGCTTGGCGGAATAATGGTTGGTAGCATTTTAGGTCTAGTTTTCGGAAATGGCGTAGAAGTCATAAAACCATTAGGAGATATTTTTCTGAATTTACTTTTTACTGCAATCATACCGCTAGTGTTTTTTACTATCGCTTCTTCGATTGCCAATTTGCAAAAATCCGAAAAACTCGGTAAACTTTTCGGTATCGTGCTAGGAGTATTTTTAACAACCGTAATTATTTCGGCCATCATAATGATTATTGGCGTTTTGCTTTTTCCAATCCATCAAGGCATTATAATCTCAAAAGTTGCCTTAGAAACCATTCAGGAAAGCAGTACCGGTTCTCAAATCACACAACTGCTGACGGTTAATGATTTCTACGAAATATTGTCAAGAAAAAATATGCTCGCACTTATATTATTTTCTTTCCTAATTGGTTTTTCAACGCTACGCGCAGGCGAAAAAGGAAAAGACTTCGCAAGATTTCTTAATTCTGGAAACGAAGTAATGAAACAATTACTGCATGTAATCATGAAAACAGCTCCAATTGGTCTTGGCGCTTATTTTGCGTATCAAGTTGGAATTTTCGGGCCGCAATTGTTTGGTGCTTATGCCAAACCTTTGGCGCTTTATTATGCCGTTTGTACTTTTTACTTCATCGTGTTTTTCAGTTTATATGCTTTTTTTGCTGGAGGAAAACCGGGATTAAAACTATTTTGGAAAAACAACATCACACCCGCATTAACTGCCGTGGGAACCTGCAGCAGCATCGCAACCATTCCGGCAAACCTTGAAGCGGCAGAGCAAATGAACATACCAAGTCACATTCGCAATCTCGTAATTCCTCTTGGAGCACCTTTACACAAAGACGGTTCCAGCATGTCGTCGATTGTCAAAATCGCCGTAATTTTTGCCTTATTCGGCAAGGATTTTACCGATCCTTACACCCTATTAACCGCAATTGGCATCACCATAATAGTGTCTGTAGTCGAAGGCGGTATTCCAAACGGAGGCTATATAGGAGAGATTCTCGCCATCACCGTTTACGGATTCCCAATGGAGCAAGCCTTGCCGGCCGCCATGATTATCGGAACTCTAGTAGATCCAATCGCAACTTTATTAAATGCCAATGGTGATTTGGTCTCTGCAATGGTAGTTGCCAGAATTTCCGAAGGCAAAAAATGGATTTCAAAAAGCATTACTTAA
- the metH gene encoding methionine synthase — MGHNKNRRNLVLSGLEPLIITPDSVFVNVGERTNVTGSRKFLRLIKEEKYEEALDIARQQVEGGAQIIDINMDEGMLDGVYAMTKFLNLIAAEPDISRVPIMIDSSKWEIIEAGLKVVQGKCVVNSISLKEGEEAFIHHAKLIKRYGAAAIIMAFDEVGQADNYDRRVEICQRSYDILVNKVGFPPQDIIFDLNIFPVATGMEEHRLNALDFFRGTKWVRENLPHAHISGGVSNVSFSFRGNDTVREAMHSVFLYHAIQNGMTMGIVNPEMLSIYDEIPKDLLEHVEDVILDRRDDATERLLDFAENVKGDTKSNEVAIQEWRSGTVQERITHSLVKGVDAFIEIDVEEARLAATKPIEVIEINLMTGMNVVGDLFGSGKMFLPQVVKSARVMKKAVAYLLPFIEAAKQVGDKSGNGKILMATVKGDVHDIGKNIVSVVLACNNYEIVDLGVMVPPEKIIAAAIEHEVDIIGLSGLITPSLDEMVYLAKELDKRGMKIPVMIGGATTSRAHTAVKIAPQYRETVIHVNDASRAVTVAGNLLDHNRKIYASDIRADYDAFRETFLNRSRDKNFLTIEQARKNKLQLDWRHFEPVKPKVIGEQIVEVDLDVLVPYIDWTPFFRTWELFGKYPAILTDDVVGEQATSVFADAQAMLEVILKEKKLQAKGIYGIFPANQINDDDIELTDENGKPLQTFLTLRQQSQKTKGAPNIALADFIAPKESGKVDYMGAFCVTTGFGVDEWAAEFEKDLDDYNSIMVKALADRFAEAFAEYLHEKIRKEIWGYASDEVLSKQALIEEDYKGIRPAPGYPACPDHLEKPTIWKLLNVAEEIGVTLTESMAMWPASSVSGYYFGNPESKYFGLGKIKEDQVIDYAKRRSVSTEVAMKWLNPNIAD, encoded by the coding sequence ATGGGACACAATAAAAATAGAAGAAACCTTGTATTATCGGGATTAGAGCCTTTGATCATTACGCCGGACAGCGTATTTGTGAATGTTGGGGAAAGAACCAATGTAACAGGTTCTAGAAAGTTCCTTCGATTAATCAAGGAGGAAAAATACGAGGAAGCACTTGATATTGCGAGACAGCAGGTAGAAGGTGGCGCGCAAATCATCGATATCAATATGGATGAGGGAATGCTGGATGGCGTTTATGCGATGACCAAATTCCTAAATTTAATTGCTGCCGAGCCGGATATTTCTCGAGTGCCCATTATGATTGACAGCTCGAAATGGGAAATCATTGAGGCTGGTTTGAAAGTCGTGCAGGGAAAATGTGTGGTAAACTCGATTTCGCTAAAAGAAGGTGAAGAGGCATTTATCCATCACGCCAAATTAATCAAGCGTTATGGAGCCGCGGCTATTATCATGGCTTTTGATGAGGTGGGACAAGCGGATAATTACGATCGTAGAGTGGAGATTTGCCAACGTTCGTATGATATTCTGGTTAATAAAGTTGGGTTTCCTCCGCAAGATATTATTTTCGATTTGAATATATTCCCCGTAGCGACTGGTATGGAGGAACACCGCCTGAATGCTTTGGATTTTTTTAGGGGAACCAAATGGGTTCGGGAAAATTTACCGCACGCACACATAAGCGGTGGAGTGAGTAACGTTTCGTTTTCGTTTAGAGGAAATGACACGGTGAGAGAAGCGATGCACTCGGTTTTCTTGTACCACGCCATTCAAAACGGAATGACAATGGGAATTGTAAATCCAGAGATGCTGTCGATTTACGATGAAATTCCAAAGGATTTATTAGAGCATGTTGAGGATGTTATTTTGGACAGACGCGATGATGCCACAGAGCGCTTATTGGATTTTGCCGAAAATGTAAAAGGAGATACTAAAAGCAATGAAGTTGCGATACAAGAATGGCGTTCGGGAACAGTTCAGGAAAGAATCACGCATTCCTTGGTAAAAGGAGTGGATGCTTTTATAGAAATAGATGTTGAGGAAGCCCGATTGGCAGCCACAAAACCTATCGAAGTTATCGAAATCAACTTGATGACGGGGATGAATGTTGTGGGAGATTTGTTTGGTAGTGGTAAAATGTTTTTGCCACAGGTGGTAAAATCGGCACGTGTGATGAAAAAAGCGGTAGCTTATTTATTGCCGTTCATTGAAGCTGCTAAACAGGTAGGCGACAAATCAGGGAATGGAAAGATTTTGATGGCAACCGTAAAAGGCGACGTTCACGATATTGGTAAAAATATTGTTTCGGTGGTATTGGCTTGTAATAATTATGAAATTGTGGATTTGGGTGTTATGGTGCCTCCCGAAAAAATTATTGCTGCGGCTATCGAACACGAGGTAGATATTATTGGCTTGAGCGGATTAATCACGCCGTCGCTAGACGAAATGGTGTATCTCGCTAAGGAATTGGACAAAAGAGGAATGAAAATCCCAGTGATGATTGGTGGCGCAACCACTTCACGTGCACATACTGCCGTGAAAATTGCACCTCAATACAGGGAAACCGTGATTCACGTAAACGATGCGTCAAGAGCGGTTACAGTAGCTGGAAATTTATTGGATCACAATAGAAAAATTTATGCCAGCGATATTCGTGCCGATTACGATGCGTTTAGAGAAACATTCTTAAACCGTTCGCGCGACAAGAATTTCTTGACGATTGAGCAAGCCCGTAAAAATAAATTGCAATTGGATTGGAGGCATTTCGAACCTGTAAAACCAAAAGTTATTGGTGAGCAGATTGTGGAAGTGGATTTGGATGTGTTGGTTCCGTATATCGACTGGACGCCGTTTTTCAGAACTTGGGAATTATTCGGAAAGTATCCTGCGATTTTGACAGATGATGTTGTTGGTGAACAAGCGACTTCTGTTTTTGCAGATGCGCAAGCGATGTTGGAAGTAATTTTGAAAGAGAAAAAATTGCAAGCCAAAGGAATCTACGGCATTTTCCCTGCGAATCAAATCAACGATGATGATATTGAGTTGACTGATGAAAACGGAAAACCATTACAGACATTCTTGACTTTGCGTCAGCAGTCACAAAAAACTAAAGGTGCTCCAAATATCGCATTAGCCGATTTTATTGCTCCAAAAGAAAGTGGAAAAGTAGATTATATGGGAGCGTTTTGCGTAACCACTGGTTTTGGCGTTGACGAATGGGCAGCTGAATTTGAAAAGGATTTAGACGATTATAATTCGATTATGGTCAAAGCTTTGGCTGACCGTTTCGCCGAAGCATTCGCCGAATATTTACATGAAAAAATCCGTAAAGAAATTTGGGGTTATGCCTCTGATGAGGTTTTGAGCAAACAAGCACTTATTGAGGAAGATTATAAAGGAATTCGTCCTGCACCAGGTTATCCAGCTTGTCCAGATCACTTGGAAAAACCAACCATTTGGAAACTCTTAAACGTTGCTGAAGAAATAGGAGTAACCTTGACCGAAAGTATGGCAATGTGGCCTGCTTCTTCTGTTTCGGGTTATTATTTTGGAAATCCTGAAAGCAAGTATTTTGGACTTGGAAAAATAAAAGAAGACCAGGTTATTGATTACGCGAAACGAAGAAGTGTTTCAACCGAAGTTGCAATGAAATGGTTGAATCCGAATATTGCAGATTAG
- a CDS encoding bifunctional 3-deoxy-7-phosphoheptulonate synthase/chorismate mutase type II, whose amino-acid sequence MENKKEMRDWLNEFKLSHPLVIAGPCSAETEEQVLRIAHELKDSDVSVFRAGIWKPRTRPGGFEGVGEIGLKWLKKAKAETGLLMGTEVATAAHCKLALENDIDVLWVGARTTANPFAVQEIADTLAGTDKIVLIKNPVNPDMALWLGGVERLYAAGIKKLGVIHRGFSTYEKTKYRNIPEWQIAIELQNKFPDLPLIIDPSHITGNRDMILEVTQEALDLNYDGMIIETHHDPDNAWSDAAQQVTPDALKQIFKDLKVRKVSGDTDEFASKMTKLRANIDVLDANLLELLGKRMKVADEIGQVKKDNNVAILQNNRWNEIQEKMVAEGAKKGLTEEFIVRLFKDIHQESIGHQEKILNA is encoded by the coding sequence ATGGAAAACAAGAAAGAAATGAGAGATTGGTTGAACGAATTCAAATTGTCTCACCCACTTGTAATTGCAGGACCTTGTAGTGCTGAAACAGAAGAGCAAGTTTTAAGAATTGCTCACGAATTGAAAGACTCGGATGTAAGCGTTTTTAGAGCAGGTATTTGGAAACCAAGAACTCGTCCAGGAGGATTTGAAGGTGTAGGTGAAATTGGATTGAAATGGTTGAAAAAAGCCAAAGCAGAAACAGGTTTGCTAATGGGTACTGAGGTAGCTACTGCAGCGCACTGTAAATTAGCTTTAGAAAATGACATTGATGTTTTATGGGTTGGTGCTCGTACAACGGCAAATCCTTTTGCTGTTCAGGAAATTGCCGATACATTGGCAGGGACTGATAAAATAGTTTTGATTAAAAATCCAGTAAACCCAGATATGGCTTTATGGTTGGGTGGAGTTGAGCGTTTGTATGCTGCTGGAATCAAGAAATTGGGCGTAATTCATAGAGGTTTTTCTACTTATGAAAAAACAAAATACAGAAACATTCCAGAATGGCAGATTGCTATCGAATTGCAAAACAAATTCCCTGATTTGCCTTTGATTATCGACCCTTCACATATTACAGGAAACCGCGATATGATTCTTGAAGTAACTCAAGAGGCATTGGATTTGAATTATGACGGTATGATTATCGAAACACACCACGATCCAGATAATGCTTGGAGTGACGCAGCACAACAAGTTACTCCAGACGCTTTGAAACAAATTTTCAAAGATTTGAAAGTAAGAAAAGTGAGCGGAGATACAGATGAGTTTGCCAGTAAAATGACTAAACTAAGAGCTAATATCGACGTACTGGATGCGAATTTATTAGAACTATTAGGAAAAAGAATGAAAGTAGCAGACGAAATTGGTCAAGTAAAAAAAGACAATAACGTAGCGATTCTTCAAAATAACCGTTGGAATGAAATCCAAGAAAAAATGGTTGCCGAAGGCGCCAAAAAAGGATTGACAGAAGAATTTATCGTTAGATTATTCAAAGATATTCACCAAGAAAGTATTGGTCACCAAGAAAAAATATTAAACGCTTAA
- a CDS encoding homocysteine S-methyltransferase family protein — MSKDLKDNIGVPPSGARGLITEEIKKRILVLDGAMGTMLQRYNFSEEDFRGERFKDFPHSLKGNNDLLSLTQPQAIKAVHAAYFEAGADIVETNTFSGTTIGMADYYLEEYVYELNYESAKLAREVADEFTAKNPNQPRFVAGSIGPTNRTASMSPDVNDPGYRAVTFDDLRIAYKQQVEALLDGGCDLLLVETIFDTLNAKAALFAIEEVKDERHIDIPIMVSGTITDASGRTLSGQTVEAFLVSVSHIPLLSVGFNCALGADLLKPYLQTLSHNTSFNISAHPNAGLPNAFGEYDETPEEMQAQIKSYLDDNLINIIGGCCGTTPNHIKLIANIAKDYKPRVSTAVM; from the coding sequence ATGTCAAAAGATTTAAAAGACAATATTGGTGTTCCCCCTTCGGGGGCTAGGGGGCTGATTACTGAAGAAATAAAAAAGAGAATACTCGTGCTCGACGGAGCAATGGGGACCATGCTGCAACGTTATAATTTCTCCGAAGAAGATTTTCGTGGCGAACGTTTCAAAGATTTTCCGCATTCGCTGAAAGGGAACAATGATTTATTGTCCCTAACGCAACCTCAAGCCATCAAAGCGGTACACGCCGCCTATTTTGAAGCAGGAGCTGATATAGTTGAAACCAACACGTTCTCCGGAACCACCATCGGAATGGCGGATTACTATCTTGAAGAATACGTTTATGAATTGAACTACGAGTCGGCAAAACTAGCCCGTGAAGTAGCTGACGAATTCACTGCCAAAAATCCAAACCAACCTCGTTTTGTTGCTGGTTCAATAGGCCCGACAAACCGTACGGCGAGTATGTCACCAGACGTGAACGATCCGGGATACAGAGCGGTAACTTTTGATGATTTGCGAATTGCCTACAAACAGCAAGTAGAAGCCTTACTAGACGGCGGTTGCGATTTACTTTTGGTAGAAACCATTTTTGATACGCTAAATGCCAAGGCAGCACTTTTTGCCATCGAAGAAGTCAAAGACGAACGCCATATTGATATTCCAATTATGGTATCAGGAACGATAACGGATGCTTCGGGAAGAACACTTTCGGGGCAAACGGTGGAAGCTTTTTTGGTTTCGGTTTCGCATATTCCGTTGTTGAGTGTAGGATTCAATTGTGCCCTTGGTGCCGATTTATTGAAACCGTATCTGCAGACCTTGTCACATAATACTTCTTTTAACATTTCGGCACATCCAAATGCAGGATTACCAAACGCTTTTGGAGAATACGATGAAACACCAGAAGAAATGCAAGCACAAATTAAAAGTTATTTAGACGATAATTTAATAAACATCATTGGTGGTTGTTGCGGAACAACTCCAAACCATATTAAATTGATTGCTAATATTGCCAAGGATTATAAGCCTAGAGTTTCGACGGCGGTGATGTAA
- the gldA gene encoding gliding motility-associated ABC transporter ATP-binding subunit GldA, with translation MSIEVKNISKSYGAQKALDNISFAVKKGEIVGFLGPNGAGKSTLMKILTTYISADSGVALVNGFDVNSQEKRVQLSIGYLPEHNPLYLDLYVREYLAFNADVYKVEKSRIEEVIQLTGLQSESHKKIGQLSKGYRQRVGLANALLHNPDVLILDEPTTGLDPNQLVEIRNVIKNVGKDKTVFLSTHIMQEVEAICDRVIIIDKGHIVADKKLDNLISVNKEQVIEVEFDLEADSELIAQIPHLKSFKNIHGCSWELIFVSDKDMRPTVFDFAYDNGLKTLQLNQKNKNLEAVFREITK, from the coding sequence ATGTCAATAGAAGTAAAAAACATTTCGAAAAGTTACGGTGCTCAAAAAGCGTTGGACAACATTTCATTTGCGGTTAAAAAAGGAGAGATTGTTGGGTTTTTAGGACCTAATGGTGCCGGAAAATCTACTTTGATGAAAATCTTAACGACTTACATCAGCGCTGATTCAGGAGTAGCACTTGTGAATGGTTTTGATGTGAACTCTCAAGAAAAAAGAGTTCAGCTCTCTATTGGGTATTTGCCAGAACACAATCCGTTATATTTGGATTTGTACGTTCGGGAATACTTGGCTTTTAATGCCGATGTATATAAGGTAGAAAAATCCAGAATCGAAGAAGTGATTCAGCTAACGGGTTTACAATCCGAAAGCCATAAAAAAATAGGACAATTGTCCAAAGGGTATCGTCAGCGTGTGGGATTGGCCAATGCCTTATTGCACAATCCTGATGTTTTGATTTTGGATGAACCCACAACAGGATTAGACCCAAATCAATTGGTCGAAATCAGAAATGTGATTAAAAACGTTGGGAAAGACAAAACCGTTTTCCTTTCTACACACATTATGCAGGAGGTTGAGGCAATTTGCGACCGAGTAATTATTATTGACAAAGGACATATTGTAGCTGATAAAAAATTGGACAACTTAATCTCTGTCAATAAAGAACAGGTAATTGAAGTCGAATTTGATTTGGAAGCAGACTCTGAATTAATTGCTCAAATTCCACATTTAAAATCGTTTAAAAATATTCACGGTTGCTCTTGGGAATTGATTTTTGTTTCGGATAAAGATATGCGCCCAACTGTCTTTGACTTTGCTTATGATAATGGATTGAAGACTTTACAACTGAATCAGAAGAACAAGAATTTGGAAGCGGTTTTTAGAGAGATTACGAAGTAG
- the metF gene encoding methylenetetrahydrofolate reductase [NAD(P)H] produces MKVTQHIENAKGETLFSFEIIPPQKGKSIQELYDNIDPLMEFKPPFIDVTTSREEYIYVDKGNGLLEKKLTRMRPGTLGICASIKHKYNVDTVPHVLCGGFTKEETEYLLVDCHYLGIDNVMALRGDAMKDEQSFVPKEGGNNYASDLVSQIYQLNNGKYLHDVMDIDNKADFCIGVAGYPEKHLESPSLISDLKRLKEKVDAGADYVVTQMFFDNAKYFEFVAKAREMGITVPIIPGIKPIAVQRHLQVLPQIFRIDLPEDLINAVDKCKNNAEIRQVGIEWAIQQSIELKAAGVPVLHYYSMGKSENIRQIASQVF; encoded by the coding sequence ATGAAGGTAACACAACATATAGAAAATGCCAAAGGAGAAACGTTATTCTCTTTTGAAATTATTCCGCCGCAAAAAGGCAAAAGTATTCAGGAGTTATACGACAATATCGATCCGTTGATGGAGTTCAAGCCACCATTTATAGATGTAACGACTTCTCGTGAGGAGTATATATATGTGGATAAAGGCAATGGTTTATTGGAAAAAAAATTGACTAGAATGCGTCCCGGAACCTTAGGGATTTGCGCTTCTATCAAACATAAATACAATGTAGATACCGTTCCTCACGTACTTTGTGGTGGTTTTACCAAAGAGGAAACAGAATATTTATTGGTCGATTGTCACTATTTGGGAATCGACAATGTTATGGCACTTCGCGGAGATGCGATGAAAGACGAACAGTCCTTTGTACCCAAAGAAGGCGGGAATAATTATGCCTCCGACTTAGTGAGTCAAATTTATCAATTGAATAACGGAAAGTATCTGCACGATGTAATGGACATCGACAACAAAGCCGATTTTTGCATAGGTGTTGCTGGTTATCCAGAGAAACATTTGGAATCTCCTTCTTTGATTTCGGATTTAAAAAGATTGAAAGAAAAAGTAGATGCTGGAGCCGATTATGTGGTGACTCAAATGTTTTTTGACAATGCCAAATATTTTGAGTTTGTAGCCAAAGCCAGAGAAATGGGAATCACCGTTCCAATTATTCCAGGAATAAAACCAATTGCGGTACAAAGGCATTTACAAGTCTTGCCTCAAATTTTCCGTATCGATTTGCCCGAAGATTTGATAAATGCAGTTGATAAATGCAAGAACAATGCCGAAATACGCCAAGTGGGTATCGAATGGGCCATTCAGCAATCCATAGAATTGAAAGCAGCTGGAGTTCCAGTTTTGCATTATTATTCTATGGGAAAATCTGAAAATATCAGACAAATAGCGAGTCAGGTTTTTTAG
- a CDS encoding prephenate dehydratase encodes MRTKIAIQGIKGSFHHQVAQDYFYQNVEVDECLSFEELVASLLSGKSDQAVMAIENSIAGPIIPNYALIDKNNLHIIGEHYLDIHQNLMALKGQKIEDIQEVHSHPMALLQCMEFLKKYPNIKLVEDKDTAETARRIHEKQLTGIAAIASKTASEMYDLEILAPEIQTINNNMTRFVILKKENSFLEKNEINRASIKFELDHKRGSLAAVLNVMSDCKLNLTKIQSLPKIETPWKYSFFVDVTFDKYEDYAKSKALLTIMAEYFKVLGEYKNTKP; translated from the coding sequence ATGAGAACGAAAATTGCAATACAAGGAATTAAAGGATCTTTCCACCATCAAGTGGCTCAGGACTATTTTTATCAAAATGTAGAAGTGGACGAATGTCTGTCTTTTGAGGAATTGGTAGCGAGTTTACTGTCGGGAAAATCAGATCAGGCGGTAATGGCCATTGAGAATTCTATTGCTGGACCTATCATTCCAAATTACGCACTAATTGACAAAAACAATTTGCACATAATAGGAGAACATTATTTGGATATTCACCAAAATTTAATGGCGCTGAAAGGTCAAAAAATAGAGGATATTCAAGAAGTGCATTCACACCCGATGGCTTTGTTGCAATGTATGGAATTCTTGAAAAAATACCCAAACATAAAACTGGTTGAAGACAAGGATACTGCCGAAACCGCTAGAAGAATTCACGAAAAACAGCTGACAGGAATTGCAGCTATAGCCAGTAAAACAGCTTCGGAAATGTATGATTTGGAGATCTTGGCGCCAGAAATTCAAACGATAAACAATAATATGACTCGTTTTGTTATTCTTAAAAAAGAAAATTCTTTTCTTGAAAAAAACGAAATCAATAGAGCATCGATAAAATTCGAATTGGATCACAAACGAGGAAGTTTGGCAGCGGTGCTGAATGTGATGAGTGATTGTAAATTGAATTTGACCAAAATACAATCGTTGCCAAAAATAGAAACACCTTGGAAATATTCTTTTTTCGTTGATGTGACTTTCGATAAATATGAAGATTATGCCAAGTCAAAAGCTTTGTTAACGATAATGGCCGAATATTTTAAAGTATTGGGCGAATACAAAAATACCAAACCTTAG
- a CDS encoding prephenate dehydrogenase, with product MNIYVIGVGLIGGSIALDAKGLNPDAKIFGIDSNEKHLQEAIALGVIDEAATFDDLSKADLVIVSVPVDTAIVVLPTVLDLISDSAIVFDVGSTKIPICEAVAGHPRRRNFIATHPIAGTEFSGPSAAIKGLFQGKTNIICEVEKTTFKLQEKALWLFSAIGMRIRYMDPKSHDKHIAYVSHLSHISSFMLGKTVINKEKDEQDIFDMAGSGFESTVRLAKSSPAMWTPIFKQNKKQVVKTLEEYISNLTKFKELLVNDDYEAIFNEMQSVNRIKEILNGMNAKK from the coding sequence ATGAATATATACGTAATAGGTGTAGGGTTGATAGGAGGATCAATAGCATTGGATGCTAAAGGTTTGAATCCTGATGCCAAAATTTTTGGAATAGACAGCAACGAAAAGCATTTGCAAGAAGCTATAGCACTTGGAGTTATTGATGAAGCAGCGACTTTTGATGATTTGTCCAAAGCGGATTTGGTAATTGTTTCGGTTCCAGTAGATACGGCGATTGTGGTTTTACCAACGGTGTTGGATTTAATTTCAGATTCGGCTATTGTTTTTGATGTAGGTTCGACCAAAATTCCAATTTGCGAAGCTGTTGCAGGTCATCCAAGAAGAAGGAATTTTATAGCAACGCATCCAATTGCAGGAACGGAGTTCTCGGGACCATCGGCAGCGATAAAAGGCTTGTTTCAAGGAAAGACTAACATCATTTGCGAGGTAGAAAAAACGACTTTCAAATTACAAGAAAAAGCATTGTGGCTCTTTTCGGCAATCGGAATGAGAATTCGATACATGGATCCAAAATCGCACGATAAACACATTGCTTATGTATCGCATTTGTCACACATTAGTTCGTTTATGCTTGGAAAAACGGTAATCAATAAAGAGAAAGACGAGCAAGATATTTTTGATATGGCGGGTTCCGGTTTTGAAAGTACGGTTCGTTTGGCCAAAAGTTCGCCAGCAATGTGGACACCGATTTTTAAACAGAATAAAAAGCAGGTGGTGAAAACATTGGAAGAATATATTTCGAATTTAACCAAGTTCAAAGAGCTTTTGGTAAATGATGATTACGAAGCGATTTTTAACGAAATGCAAAGTGTGAATCGAATAAAAGAAATATTAAATGGAATGAATGCCAAAAAGTAG
- a CDS encoding pyridoxal phosphate-dependent aminotransferase, with product MGLSKRLDIIEEYYFSSKLREVRQLASEGKPIINMGIGSPDLKPSSAVIDAVVSAMQDENAHQYQSYQGLPELRKGMADFYQNNYGVALDPNVEILPLIGSKEGIMHISMAFLNEGDHVLIPNPGYPTYSSVTNLVGAVPVYYDLKEVNNWEPDFDALEKLDLSKVKIMWIGYPHMPTGARGSLELFAKLVAFAKKHSILLVNDNPYSFVLNDKPMSLLQVEGAKEVALELNSLSKTFNMAGWRVGMVLGNAAFIDAVLKVKSNMDSGMFYGIQKGAIEALKSDQSWFDSMNAIYKTRRVLTEQLAEKLGCEVYKEGVGLFVWAKLPAGIASAEDFIDKILYEKHIFITPGTIFGSNGEGYIRFALCVKEEKVQEAIDRF from the coding sequence GTGGGGCTATCAAAACGTCTCGATATCATTGAAGAATACTATTTCTCATCAAAGTTGAGAGAAGTGAGACAACTGGCCTCAGAAGGAAAACCAATTATCAATATGGGAATTGGAAGTCCGGATTTGAAACCATCATCAGCGGTTATTGACGCGGTGGTTTCGGCAATGCAAGACGAAAACGCACACCAATACCAAAGTTATCAAGGATTGCCAGAACTTAGAAAAGGTATGGCCGATTTTTATCAAAATAATTATGGAGTTGCCTTAGATCCCAATGTGGAAATTCTACCTTTAATTGGTTCCAAAGAAGGAATTATGCACATATCTATGGCTTTCTTGAATGAAGGAGATCATGTTTTGATTCCAAATCCAGGTTACCCGACATACAGTTCTGTGACCAATCTGGTTGGAGCAGTGCCTGTTTATTACGATTTGAAAGAAGTGAATAACTGGGAACCTGATTTTGATGCTTTAGAGAAATTAGATTTATCAAAAGTAAAAATCATGTGGATTGGTTATCCGCACATGCCTACAGGAGCGAGAGGAAGTTTGGAATTGTTTGCAAAATTAGTGGCTTTCGCCAAAAAACACAGCATATTATTAGTCAATGACAATCCGTATAGTTTTGTTTTGAATGATAAACCAATGAGCTTATTGCAAGTAGAAGGTGCTAAAGAGGTGGCATTGGAATTGAACTCTTTGAGTAAAACATTCAACATGGCAGGATGGAGAGTTGGAATGGTTTTGGGAAATGCAGCATTTATTGATGCCGTTCTTAAAGTAAAAAGCAATATGGATAGTGGTATGTTCTACGGAATTCAAAAAGGAGCGATTGAAGCTTTAAAAAGCGATCAGTCTTGGTTTGATTCGATGAATGCCATTTACAAAACACGTCGTGTCCTTACCGAGCAATTGGCTGAAAAACTTGGTTGCGAAGTATACAAAGAAGGTGTTGGACTATTTGTTTGGGCCAAATTGCCTGCAGGGATAGCATCTGCGGAGGATTTCATTGATAAAATATTATACGAGAAACATATTTTTATTACTCCAGGAACTATTTTTGGAAGCAATGGAGAAGGGTACATCCGATTTGCACTTTGTGTAAAAGAGGAAAAAGTACAGGAAGCTATTGATCGATTTTAG